ACCTCCTCTATTGCAACCTGCATTGCATAGGGATTTGCAAGAGGTGCAGCCCCACCAAAAGGCACACTTTCCTGGTTTACAAATCGAGAGACAAAACGAGCAATTGGAGAAACTTTAATTGCATCAACAGGGTAGATTCTTCCCTCAGCAATTGCTGCAACGCAGGAAGAAATCGTTACAATATCGCCATTCTCAAGAAGTGGTCCTGCATAATTCTTTACAATCTCAATAATATCATCATCCTCTTTTATAATAGGAGTTTTTACTGGTATTTTCTTTACTTCTGACTCATAAGTTCTACTTTCAATAGTATATGAACCGTTCAAAAACTTATTTGCAAATTCTTTTAATTCGTTTTTCTTTGGATGTGTCCTTATACCTACATCAATAACGCTTTTTGCCTTTTCGACTTCACCCGATTTATAAAGAATCTCCGCATACTTTAAAAAGTCACTTGCATAAAAATCGGATGGCTCAATTGCATAGAACATCTCGTAAAACTTTTTAGCTTCGTCAAAGTTTCCCTTGTTGTAGGCAATAGTTGTAAGTCTTTTAAGGACATATCTATATGGAGAAAGCGTGCTCCTTACGGGACTATCAAAATGCGAAAGAATTTCTTTGTAAATCTCCTCTGCTTTTCCCTCATTTTTTAAAGTGAAAAAATAAAAATCTCCAAGCATCAACTTTAGCCACAAATTCTGGGGATTATTTTGAACACCTTTCTTTAAAATCTCTTCGGCTCTTTTAAGGTCTCCTTTAAGCGTGTATAAATGGCTCAAATACCTGTAAGCACCAATTCCGTCTTCTGGATGTTTTTTAAGATAGTCCTCAAGCAAGTCAATTCTTTTTTCAATGTCAAACTCTTTTATCTTTTCAATAAAGTTCATAATCCGAGCTCCTTCTTGATGCCTTTCATTGCGTCTAATCCAAGTGCAACAAATTCTTCAAGAGTCAATCCAAATTCCGAACAACTTGCAATTTGCTC
The Caldisericum sp. genome window above contains:
- a CDS encoding coenzyme F420-0:L-glutamate ligase, translated to MNFIEKIKEFDIEKRIDLLEDYLKKHPEDGIGAYRYLSHLYTLKGDLKRAEEILKKGVQNNPQNLWLKLMLGDFYFFTLKNEGKAEEIYKEILSHFDSPVRSTLSPYRYVLKRLTTIAYNKGNFDEAKKFYEMFYAIEPSDFYASDFLKYAEILYKSGEVEKAKSVIDVGIRTHPKKNELKEFANKFLNGSYTIESRTYESEVKKIPVKTPIIKEDDDIIEIVKNYAGPLLENGDIVTISSCVAAIAEGRIYPVDAIKVSPIARFVSRFVNQESVPFGGAAPLANPYAMQVAIEEVGSLRILLGFVLGAIGKIFGLEGVFYRVGGPQTALIDDPPGAIPPYDYYIIPGPKDSNKLAEEIKNTIGFDVAIVDANELGRAWVVGASGKIDKKRLEKVLTDNPAGNEDEGTPIVIVRGFRY